ATAATCGAATAAAAAACTGAAAACCGAATCGCCATAAATTTGCTTAAAACCTTCTTTTAATTTGTTTAAGGGCAAATTTATCTCGTCTGCCAATTGCTGCAAAGTTGGGGGTTCGGTCATTCGGGCAATTATAATTTGTTTCGCTTTTTTTATTTTAGAAACATTGTCTTCGTCTGCTAAAAAGGGACATTGCTCTACATCGGCATCTACAGGCCTATTAAAATAGAGGCTTAGCAGTTCGTAGGCTTTTGCTTTAAAATAAAGCGGTTTAATGGTAGGATGCAAATTATAATTCATCAATTGGTTTAACACAATGGCCATCGATGGCGAAATTTGTGCGTCCTTATAGTATTTTCGATCTTTATTTTCATCGCTTAAAAAGGTAATATAGTTTGCTTCCGTAGAAAAAAGACTGTGAAATTTATTTATGGGAAGCAGTACAGAAAGCACCCACGAATTTATATTGAGCGTTAAATCTAGTGGCAAATCCCGCTGCGGATTGTACAGCAATAACGAATTTCCTTCCTGAATTGGCAACTTGTAATTTCCTTCATTAAAAATAAACGACGCCGTACCTTTTATACAAAAATGAAACTGTATAAAATTAGAGCTTACTTCGCGTTTAAAAGTTTGATTTTCATCACTTTCGTTGTTAAACTTTAAGATAAGGAACCCTGGTTCAATTGTAGTTTCTCTGTAGAAACCTTGAGCGACATTTTTTTGTAAATCCATCTCGTTTTTAAATTAATTCTATTTAGAACTGTTCTAAATAAAGCGCTATTAATTTGGTTTGGAAACCGCGAATTTAGGGCTAAAGTATGATAAAAGTCATTTTTTAAATATTTTTAACAGACATCGACATAAAAGATACCGCTGGCGTTACTTTTTAAAAAACAATGCACTTACATTTGCTCTGTTTTATATGAAATGGCTTCGAATAAATTTTAAACCAACCAAAAGAAAATATTTTAATTACATTATTTCTTTTCGGCGTTGCGAAAAAGCCTTCCAAATTTCACAAATATAATCCATGAATGAAAACTAATTTGAAAACATATTCTGGAGAAGCACTCGAAGGTAATTTTTATACCATCGGGTTAAACTACAAAAAAGCAGATGCCGAGATACGTGGTCATTTTAGCATTGACGATACCGCAAAGGAAAAAATATTAGAGCAGGGCAAGGCAGACGGAATTCCTTCACTTACCGTTATCTCTACCTGTAATCGCACCGAACTTTACGGTTTTGCCCAGCATCCGTATCAGCTTATAAAACTGCTCTGCCAGTATACCAACGGCACGGTCGAGGAATTTGAAAAAGTGGCGTACATTTATAAAAACCGCGATGCCGTTTCACATCTTTTTACCGTGGGAACCGGACTAGACAGTCAGATTTTAGGCGATTTTGAAATTATAAGTCAATTGCGAAATGCCTTCCGCGAGTCTAAAAAGCGCGAC
This region of Aequorivita marisscotiae genomic DNA includes:
- a CDS encoding AraC family transcriptional regulator, which produces MDLQKNVAQGFYRETTIEPGFLILKFNNESDENQTFKREVSSNFIQFHFCIKGTASFIFNEGNYKLPIQEGNSLLLYNPQRDLPLDLTLNINSWVLSVLLPINKFHSLFSTEANYITFLSDENKDRKYYKDAQISPSMAIVLNQLMNYNLHPTIKPLYFKAKAYELLSLYFNRPVDADVEQCPFLADEDNVSKIKKAKQIIIARMTEPPTLQQLADEINLPLNKLKEGFKQIYGDSVFSFLFDYKMEVARQLLATGSHNVNEVGLKVGYSASSHFIAAFKKKFGTTPKKFLMGLNV